One genomic window of Mesoplodon densirostris isolate mMesDen1 chromosome 14, mMesDen1 primary haplotype, whole genome shotgun sequence includes the following:
- the LOC132501274 gene encoding protein FAM170A-like — MKRRQKRKHLENEESQETAENGGGISKSQEDPPRLGSTVVAQGCSPGSGEVSSASKYFFCTSTPLKLSYAAMRRFQDTAWLTAPLAQVQEEGETAPPSHCVSSSPSSPCKNDLHPDKEERGMKIYYMQVQVNKGVAVSWKTKKPLELPEKQLTIEEVTLPEDACTVGTCPSDVFTESLLSDSEPTGEEKEYEERAEPGSPSGSPAVEERPRAKTPDWMVTMKTGFRCMACCRVFPTLEILQQHVKGGVLEGFSCRVFHLTMAQLMGNVESGSTSEEEEEEEEEEEEEEEEEEKQEEKENEGEQPT, encoded by the exons atgaaacggcgacaaaagaggaaacatctggaaaatgaagagtcccaggaaactgccgagaacggaggag gaatctcgaagtcacaagaggatccccctcggcttggatccactgtggtggcccaaggctgcagcccagggtcaggggaggtctcctctgcctctaaatacttcttctgtacttctactccgctcaagctcagctacgctg caatgcggagatttcaagacactgcctggcttacagcacccctagcccaggttcaggaagaaggggagactgctcccccatcacactgtgtctcctcctcgccctcttcaccctgtaagaacgatctgcacccagacaaagaggaaaggggcatgaaaatatactacatgcaggtacaagtgaacaagggtgtcgctgtctcctggaagacaaagaaacccttggagttgcctgaaaagcagctgacaatagaagaagtgacccttcctgaggatgcgtgcacagtaggcacgtgcccctctgatgtgttcaccgaaagcctcctgtctgacagtgagcccactggggaggagaaagagtatgaggaaagggcagagccaggcagcccatcagggtcacctgccgtcgaggagagacccagggccaagacaccggactggatggtgaccatgaagaccggcttcaggtgcatggcctgctgccgggtcttccccaccttggagatcctccagcagcacgtgaagggcggcgtcctggagggcttcagctgccgtgtctttcatctcaccatggcccagctgatgggcaatgtggaatccgggagcacctctgaggaggaggaggaggaggaggaggaggaggaggaggaggaggaggaggaagagaagcaagaagaaaaggagaatgagggagagcagcccacg